The Choloepus didactylus isolate mChoDid1 chromosome 7, mChoDid1.pri, whole genome shotgun sequence genome segment accagaatgaccttttgactccatttggaatctttcagccactggaactttatcttgtttcattttgcatcccccttttggtcaagaagatgttctcaatcccacaatgtcaggtccagattcatccctgggagtcatatcctgcgttgccagggagatttacaccctgggagtcaggtcccacgtagtggggagggcagtgagttcacctgccgagttggcttagttagagagagagagggccacatctgagcaacaaagaggcactcgggggagactcttaggcacaataataagcagggttagcctctcctttgcagtaacaagcttcctaggggcaagccccaagacagagggctcagcatgtcatgccgtcagtcctcaatgtttgtgaaaacatcagcagcaatccaggtggggaagtccagcatCTCCACATCCTTCCCCAGCTCCTTGGAGGGGGCGGgggtagatatatatttttattctctactcaaattactttgggatgtgttgctatttcactctgaTCTGCACAGACCTACTgtacctcacttcctattcaaagttccatgtaactgtggtgtttgaacaaactgactacaccaaatgaacatttcttcccttggtctcacatggaagttgaagttttaacgcacagtcagtttcagcctttatcctttggcccgatttgccctagtcttaaccagatctgtttcatttatatctttaattgaagtctgggctctttttcaacttttttttttttttttttttaatagttgctgtatgtgttaatactgacattcatatctgttgagctctagctctaagtttcaggtatcacacagatacccaatgttccagagaccaattaggttatacaccaagggatcagcatctcagagtttggagatagccattacaattcaggaatagatttgactgctgtaagagtttacaatctagggacaattacaataaccatttccctgttaggctgtgctctaagattcaattctgagtttacacattgtagttagtccatattggtgaggctcTTGGGCAAGTTTTGATGACTTGCTGTTCTGATTAGTCTTTGTCCTAGTTTAACCTGACTACTCAAGAGCACAAAGTGCCATGTGGTTTCAGAGGTGTCTTTGCAGTTTTTGATATTAGAATTGCTAGGAATTCTATATTCTATGCCAAAATCTACTGAAACTTTGTTCTTTGAATTCATGGTTGCTATTATTTATTACTCTTTATTCCCACACTTGCCCTGATACTGTGTTTGGTTTCTCTTGTTTTCCAATAATCCCTGTATAGGGCTCCCTACCCTCTACCACCAACAGAAGATCTGACCCATATATCATTTTCCAGTTGGGTTTATCATATTGTTAAAGTTTCCTTTTTGAGGAAGTTAACCTTTTCTCCCAATTGATCTAAGTATTTGTGCCCCTCTGCGGTCATCTTTCTCTACCCAGTGATGGTAGAAAAGGACAGGAGGCAGACTTCAGTTTTATATGGGAGTAGGGGTTTATGGCTGaagagttgtaggtttacagaaaaatgcagaaagtaaggagttcccatatatacccctctcacacacacacaattttccctgttattttacattttgcattagtgtggtacttaaGTTAAAATTGATgcaacattattatttttttttatcttcaaatgCAGGCTTTTAATAGAGGTGTGATGAACCTCTGTATACAAAACATTGCATTTAGATACTTGTGCCTAAGAATGTTATCTATAAAACTGACAGCAATAGGAATGTTGAACAATAATTTGCAATTCTAAACACTCAGGTAAGCAAACCATAAAATTTGGTTTGAAGTTTTGTgttcaacagaaaacaaaatttaaaaattcacaatataGGTATCATCAGCCTTgggtgtttttttattatttatatgaatACTATTGGTTTTATTACTGTTTTCAGCATACAGatgcagattattttctagttattaGATGGTGGGGTGCTCATGGAAGTGCTAAATCATCATTCATTTGGTTATTTGCTGTTGTTCCTTCTCTGCCATTTCTTGTTGGTGAATTGTATCCTGTGCGGCTTGCTgcattttctccagtttttctaGAGACAGAGATTTTAAGGGTAAAAGTTTGGGTTTACACAGCACCATTGTGGTTACATCTTCTACAGACAACTCCCCTTGTTTTGGAAGAACTTCCCAGAACATTAACTTCACTTCTGCCATATCTGAATTGTTGGACACAGTGAGTTTGGAGTATTGGATACAGTTCCTGAAAGTTCCTCTGGTCTTTTCCCCTCAGTGTTACACATCCAGCCTGGTGTTACCAAGATGACTGACAGTTCTTGACTCAAGCTGAGAGAAGGGAAGATGCATCCCTTCCCAGATGGCTCAGCTGTTGCCTGGGCAGTGATGAGATGGGCAAAGAGAAAGCCTACATCACATTTCAGCCTCGAAGCCCGGAAACGCCTCTTGCCATTATCCTATTCTTAATATGCTATTAACTAGAGCctgtggtttacattagggttcactctttgtgttgtagaattctggtttttttttctttcatataacGTATAGTCAACCTAacgttttccattttttccaccttcaaatatacaattcagtggtattgattACATCGTCAAAGTTGTAcctccatcaccatcacccattgccaaaacttttccataaccccaaacagaaactccataccaattaaacattaattccctattcctccccgcccccacctggcccctggtaatctgtatttaGTTCCTGACTTTGTGAATATGCATTTTCTGCTTATTTGCTataaattagattaaaaaaatactagttcttttgtgtctggcttatttcatgcaacatgatctCTTCAAGCTTCAtttatgttgtagaatgtatcagaacttcattcctttttacagctgaataatattctgttgtatgtatagaccacatgtgatggttaggttcatgtttcaatttggccaggtgatagtacccagctgtctggtcaagcaaacactggcctaacaattgctgtgaggacatttgtggctggttaataaaccaacaggctggtttattaaatcatcagtcaattgactgcagctgtgacttatGACGCACCGAAGGGCgtctcccacaatgagagaatgcagtttgctggatttaatccagttaatcagttgaagacttataagcgagacagatagaggaccttcacttcttcttcggctgcccagtgaaacatttcctgaggagattgtcgaagttgctggttcgtttcctgaggagttcatcgaacacatttgtcgaagatcccagttcatttcctgaggagttcatcgaagttgctggttcatttcctgaggagttcatcggacatcttccttggagttgacagcttgctGATTgctttacagaatttggacttttgcatacccacagttacatgagtcacttttacaaatttgatagtcagagacacctctcattgattgtttccctagagaaccctaactaatactaactaatacaacttggtaccaattcctggagggattgcagagattaatgccactcttaaggacttgaaggatgcaggagtgatgattcccaccacatccccattcaactctcctgtttggcctgtgcagaaaacagatgggtcttggaggatgactgtggattatcgtgaGCTTAACCAGCTGGTGACTCCAATTGCcactgctgttccagatgtggtatcattgcttgagcaaatcaacatatcccctggtacctggtatgcagctattgatctggcaaatgcttttttctcaattgtcagtaaggaccaccagaaacagtttggattcagctggcaaggccagcagtttgcattcactgtgctacctcagggttatatcaactctccagccctatgtcataatattgtccgcagggatcttgatcatttctccctcccacaagacgtCACACTGGTCTATTATAtggatgatatcatgttgattggacctagtgagcaagaagtggcaactactctagatttgttggtagggtatttgcatggcagaggatgggatataaatccaacaaaaatataggggccttccacctcagtaaaatttctgggtgtccagtggtgtggggcctgtcgagatattccttctaaggtgaaggttAAGCTGTTACATCTGGCCCCTCCTGtgaccaaaaaaagaggcactatgcttagttggcctctttggattttggagacaacatattcctcatttaggtgtgctacttcggcccatttactgagtgaccagaaaagcttctagttttgagtggggaccggaacaagatgaggctctgcgacaggtccaggctgctgtgcaagctgctgtgCCACTTGgaacatatgatccagctgacccaatggtgctggaagtgtcagtggcaaatagagatgccgtttggagcctttggcaggctcctataggagaatcacaatgcaggcccttaggattttagagtaaagctttaccatcctctgcagataactactctccatttgagaaacagctgttggtctgctactgggccttagtagagacagaacgcttaaccatgggccacaaagttaccatgagacctgagttacctatcatgagctgggtattgtttgacccaccaagccataaagttgggtgtgcacagcagcactccatcataaaatggaaatggtatatacaagatagagctcgagcaggtcctgaaggtacaagtaagttacatgaggaagtggcccaaatgcccatggcccccactccttccaccttaccttctctctcctagcccacagctatggcatcttgggggtTCCTTACactcagttgactgaggaagagaaaactcgggcctggtttacagatggttctgcacaatatgcaggcaccacctgaaagtggacagctgcagcactgcagcccctttctggtatgtccctgaaggacagtgacgaggggaaatcctcccagtgggcagaacttcgagcagtgcacctggttgttcactttgtttGGAAGGATAACTGgtcagaggtgcatctgtatactgattcctgggctgttgctaatggtttggctggatggtcagggacttggaaggaacatgattggaagattggtgacaaagaagtctggggaaggggtatgtggatagacctttctgagtgggcaaacaacatgaagatatttgtgtctcatgtgaatgctcaccagagggtgacttcagcagaagaatatttcaataaccaagtggataaaatgacccgtttggtggataccaatcagcctctttccccagcaactcctgtcattgcccagtgggctcatgaacaaagtggtcatggtggtagggatggaggttatgcatgggctcagcaacatggacttccattcaccaaggctgacctggccacagccactgctgagtgtccagtctgccagcagcagagacccacactcagtcccagatatggcgccattccccgaggtgatcagcctgctacctggtggcaggttgattacattggaccacttccatcatggaaggggcagcgatttgttcttactggaatagacacatgctccggatatgggtttgccttccctgcacgcaatgcttctgccaaaactaccatccgtggacttatagaatgccttatccactgtcatggtattccacaaagcattgcttcagaccaaggaacccacttcacagcaaatgaagtgagggaatgggcacatgctcatggaattctgtggtcttaccatgttccccatcatccagaggccaCTGgattgatagaacggtggaatggctgttgaagactcaattacgatGCCAACTAGGTGGCGATACCTTGCAGGCTTGgtgcagtgttctccaggaggctgtgtgtgctctgaatcagtatcccctctatggtgctgtttctcccatagccaggattcatgggtccaggaatcaaggggtggaaacaagagtggcaccactcactatcactcctagtgatccactaggtaaatttttgcttcctgtccctgcaagcttaagctctgctgggcTACAAGTCTTTgatccaaaaggaggagtgcttacaccaggaaacacaacaataatcccttgaactggaagttaagactgccacctggccacttttgtcttcttatgcctctgaattaacagacaaggaaggagattactgtacttggtggggtgattgatcctgactatcaaggggaaatagcactgcaactacacaatggaagtaaagaagagttttcctggaatacaggagatcccctggggcgtctcttagtactaccatgccctgtggttaaagtcaatggaaaactgcaacaaccgaatccaggcaggactaccaatggccaagaaacttcaggaatgaaggtttgggtcaccccaccaggcaaagaaccacggccagctgaagcgcttgctgagagtaaaaggaacatggaatgggtggtggaagaaagtagtgataaatatcagctacggccacgtgaccagttaaaGAAACGatgactatgatggcatgaataattcctccttgttttgttatgattatgtttgtatttgtctgtaaagcaaatatctttgctttcttctctgtcttatccccttatcatatggcataacccgtactgttcattttgctgtatttaagctaaaggaaatcaattttaagagctaacatcacccaaggacttgcaccctattctggagaggtttagtgcgtttccagttgtatgctgcacagtggagtatagttaggcaaaatatatatctgttattgttatctacttagagataaagtatggttttaggtgatgtgtataactgccaagttgacaaggggtggactgtgatggttaggtttatgtgttaacttggccaggtgatagtacccagctgtctggtcaagcaaacactggcctaacaatggCTGTGagaatgtttgtggctggttaataaaccaacaggctggtttattaaatcatcagtcaattgactgcagctgtgactgatgactcaccaaagggtgtgtctcccacaatgaaagaatgcaattggctggatttaatccagttaatcagttgaagacttgtaagtgagacagaggaccttcatttcttcttcggttgcccagtgaagtgtttcctgaggagtttgtcaaagttgctggttcgtttcctgaggagtccatcggacatcttccttggagttgacagtttgctgactgctctacagaatttggacttttgcatacccacagttacatgagtcacttttataaatttgatagtcagagacacctctcattgattctgtttccctagagaaccctaactaatacaccacattttgtttatccattcatcagttgacagacacttgagttgctttcatcttttggcaattgtgaataatgccactgtggacATCGTTATGCAAATAGCTGTTTGagtcctgctttcagtttttttgagtatttacctagaagtgggattgctggatcgtatggtaattctatacttaactttctgaagaactgccaaactattaTCCACAACAGCTGCACCTTATTAAATTCCCACCCTGAACGAacgagtgttcctgtttctccacatcataTCCAGCACTTGtcactttttgtgtttttttttgtagtaGCCAGTGTAGTGTttgagaaatggtatctcattgtggttttgatttgcatttccctggtggctaatcatcagcatctttccatgtgcttattggtcatcttctttggagaaatgtctattcaagtcctttgcccattttaaaaattgtgttgttttgtctttttgttgttgagttataagagtACTTTATTaattattctagatattaaacccttttcagattcatggtttccaaatatttttactttcatgatgaagtcctttgagtcacaaaaatttttaattttgatttagtcccatttatctgtttttccttttattgcttgtgtttcTGGTATAAAGTGTAAGAACCCATTGCCTAATACAGGATCATGAAGAtgcttctctttgtttttgtctaggagttttatatttttagttcttatatttaagtcattgatccatcttgagttatTTTTGTACAGGCATGCCTTGCtgtattgtgcttcactttattgtaCTTTGCAGATATAgcatttttttacaaattgaaggtttgtggcagtCGTATGTTGAGCAAGTCTTTTGGCGCCATTTTCCCAACTGCATATGCTCATTTCGTGTCtgtatcacattttaattaagataGTATTGTGTTTGAAGCTGTGTTTACccgagaaaaacatgttcttaaatttaatccattcctggggatatggacccattgtaagtagaaccttttgacaaggctccttcagttaaggtgtcacccaccacattcagggtgggttttcaTTCAGTAATTGTCATCAGACTTGCCTTTAATTCTTTAAGCAtggtttcctttcattctttgaacatatttgtgGTATCTGCTTTGAAATCATTGTCTGCTAAGTCCAACAGCTGCTCTCACCAGGAATAGTTTCTATTgactttttttcctgtgtatgggtcacactttcctgtttctttgcatataccatcctttttttttttttgttaaactgAACATTTTAGATCAATACTGCAGCAACTCTGAGTTAAGATCATATCCTATCCCACCCCACTCCTGTCCCAGCCCGGAGAATGGGTTGGTGCTGTTTATGTTTTTTAGTGACTTGCCTGTACTAAGTATCTAGAGTCTGTCTCCTCTGCAGTGTACAACTGCTGATATCTCTGGtcagttttttttccttgttttcattttttaagcctATCTTCTTAGGGGTTGCTCCTTGGTCATCGTAGCTTAGTGGTCAGTCAGGTTGTGTGTTAACACATTGAACTAGTAAGGCTTTTCTCCCCTTTGCCAATAGATCTGTATATATACATTGGGAAATGCATTCAAAGTTTAGATGGTTTACAAGTTTGCCCCAGCTTTTACTTTGTGCTGGATCTTCTCATGCCTCTTCTGCATCTGCAGAAAGCCACATTCAGTCAAGAATGTATAATTATCTAGGGTTTGCTCTGGTCTTTCCTCAGTTTGTACACAGCTTTCTGCAAGGACACCGTCTGTCACACCACCAGGGTGAAGTGGGAGCTTATCCAAGCCCACCATGACTGTCTCATTCTGTGGCTCTCCCAGCTAAGAACTTCTGGCAGGTCTGCTGATTTGTTGCCTTGGGCTCCTGTGATATTGGCATTCCCTGGTTGTTTGCCACCAAGATCCCTGGATCCTTATTGTTTTTAACAGTGAGCTGGATATGGGACTTATCTGCATTCTGCTTCTAATCAGTCTGTGTCCTCTAGCAGCTGTGGTGCTAGTTTTCATAGTTTGCCTCACCCTGGTAGGAAACTACGACTGATAAAGCCAGTGGGCTATAGGGGGTGGGTAGTGGGTGGAGAAGCCCTTGGCTAAAATACCACAGACTTCCACTGTTCTTACCTGAGGTTCAGTAGTTttacttgaataaacattttcccATTTGTTATATACCTTTAGCCAATTTCCAGAGTCCTGAAATGGTGGTGATACTGGTCAAACGCGGGCTTCTCTGTCCAATGCACATAACAGCCAATCTGGTGACATCTGGGTTTCAAAGAGACAGTTTATTGCTATGTGAAGCAAGGAGAACAGCTGGACCTGTGGGCATAAAAGCTGTCTCCTGGAGTCTAAGgatttcagggtttttatgggttcatacaaggggagatggagttgttaacattacaataacaaatataaacaACTACACTACCATGTAAAGTGTTGGAACTAAGCTATAACTAAGTGAAAATAACCATTATAATGGCTAGTATAAACACTATAGTCAGCATTTAGTTTGGGGCTGACtcgttccttcattaataaacattagggggttgtctttgtgatcataagactaaagttgtaaaacaggagaAGGAGTACAAGGGGGGTCAGTCACGAGATTTTTAACAAGGACAAGATAAAGGTTATGTaattacacaatcattatcaaagatcaaggcatctgggttacaattcagtgggtttcagtaatttcaagtatttcctttggCTATTCTA includes the following:
- the LOC119539594 gene encoding BBSome-interacting protein 1-like translates to MAEVKLMFWEVLPKQGELSVEDVTTMVLCKPKLLPLKSLSLEKLEKMQQAAQDTIHQQEMAEKEQQQITK